The Rhopalosiphum maidis isolate BTI-1 chromosome 1, ASM367621v3, whole genome shotgun sequence genome has a segment encoding these proteins:
- the LOC113557145 gene encoding uncharacterized protein LOC113557145, giving the protein MKKTEVSNGYQELQLVKIRECELPVLKRAVLIYVPAKIKKNENMVQQGLEVFSRNMNTENNTELSETKRSHHQNTFQDMAKGQVVNSKSQPLKNKLFNNIETTPIELDKKCISKNKESPTTITFLEELKEQVSKLFHRNLNVCNST; this is encoded by the exons ATGAAGAAGACGGAAGTAAGTA ACGGATATCAAGAACTACAATTAGTCAAAATTCGTGAATGTGAATTGCCCGTTTTAAAACGTGCAGTCCTTATCTACGTCCcggctaaaattaaaaaaaacgaaaatatggTGCAACAGGGCTTGGAAGTGTTCAGTCGTAATATGAACACAGAAAATAATACGGAACTATCCGAAACTAAGCGGTCACATcatcaaaatacatttcaagACATGGCAAAAGGGCAAGTAGTCAATTCAAAGTCTCAaccgttgaaaaataaattattcaataacattGAAACAACACCGATCGAGCttgacaaaaaatgtatatcaaaaaataaagaaagtcCTACTACAATAACATTTCTCGAAGAACTAAAAGAACaa gtcaGCAAATTATTTCatcgtaatttaaatgtttgtaattcTACATAA